A single region of the Lates calcarifer isolate ASB-BC8 linkage group LG3, TLL_Latcal_v3, whole genome shotgun sequence genome encodes:
- the asb4 gene encoding ankyrin repeat and SOCS box protein 4, translating into MEELSPRQQAVKQLKQKFLKALQANDSQEVMQILHTGKLDIDTVLEVEDPSMILASYKQGYWLPGYKLENSWAMGIHVCVMYNAVETALVLLQEGAAVNRMPNGKTPLHVACEVSNGDCVALLLAHGAKVNSLSLSGHTPLHYCITKESVDCAKQLILKGAKVNMPSHNNEEDTPLHTAARFGVPELAALYLIHGASVDAVNSFQETPLMTAAFWAFDTKEQIYSEDHHFVCRLLLDHQADPNLQEEDHKTALHKAAWNCDHVLMEMLLVAGADARAMDINGCAPIQYLLKVTDVRPMAIPELCFQLLLNYNAARIYPPQFHKVLQSCHDFPRVVEILVNSYERLKPTKKWRAAIPDDCYKRHKDFYDSLFAICTNTPRSLFHLTRCAIRAGMGGFCHRRVAQLPLPSPMKNYILLEPEGILY; encoded by the exons ATGGAGGAGTTGAGCCCCAGACAACAGGCTGTCAAACAGCTAAAGCAAAAGTTCCTGAAGGCCCTGCAGGCCAACGATTCCCAGGAGGTCATGCAGATTCTGCACACTGGCAAACTAGACATTGACACAGTGCTGGAAGTGGAGGACCCCAGCATGATCCTGGCCTCATACAAACAAG GTTATTGGCTGCCAGGCTACAAACTGGAGAACTCCTGGGCTATGGGGATTCACGTGTGCGTGATGTACAATGCTGTGGAAACAGCACTGGTGCTCCTTCAGGAAGGTGCAGCCGTCAACAGGATGCCCAATGGGAAGACCCCACTGCACGTGGCCTGCGAGGTCTCCAACGGTGACTGTGTGGCCCTGCTTTTGGCTCACGGGGCAAAGGTCAACAGCCTGTCACTGAGCGGGCACACACCACTGCACTACTGCATCACTAAGGAGTCCGTGGACTGTGCCAAGCAGCTTATCTTGAAAGGT GCAAAAGTCAACATGCCCAGCCACAATAATGAAGAGGACACACCATTACATACAGCGGCCAGATTCGGCGTCCCAGAGCTGGCGGCTCTGTATTTGATCCATGGAGCATCTGTGGATGCAGTCAACTCTTTTCAGGAGACACCGCTGATGACTGCAGCCTTCTGGGCTTTTGATACCAAAGAGCAAATCTACAGCGAGGATCATCATTTTGTCTGTCGTCTCCTGCTGGACCACCAAGCAG ATCCCAACCTCCAAGAAGAAGATCATAAAACAGCTCTTCACAAAGCCGCCTGGAATTGTGATCACGTCCTAATGGAGATGCTGCTGGTGGCAGGAGCAGATGCGAGAGCCATGGACATCAATGGCTGCGCCCCCATTCAGTATCTCCTCAAAGTGACCGATGTCAGGCCTATGGCCATACCTGAGCTCtgctttcagctgctgcttaACTATAATGCAGCACGGATCTACCCACCACAGTTCCACAAG GTGCTGCAGTCTTGCCATGACTTTCCCAGAGTGGTAGAAATCCTGGTCAACTCTTATGAGCGTTTAAAGCCCACAAAGAAGTGGAGAGCTGCCATTCCTGATGACTGCTACAAG cgACATAAAGACTTCTATGACTCCCTGTTTGCCATTTGCACCAACACTCCTCGCAGCCTGTTTCACCTGACCAGATGTGCCATCAGAGCCGGCATGGGTGGCTTCTGCCACAGACGTGTAGCACAGCTGCCTCTGCCATCTCCGATGAAGAATTATATACTACTGGAACCTGAGGGGATACTGTACTGA